In Staphylococcus lloydii, the following proteins share a genomic window:
- the folB gene encoding dihydroneopterin aldolase: MSDTIFLKGLKFYGYHGALPEENKIGQIFIVDITLSVDLKDAGESDDVSDTVHYGEVFEEVKAIMEGSPVNLLEHLAERIAKRINSHYNRVMETKVRITKENPPIQGHYDGVGIEIVRGNH, translated from the coding sequence ATGAGCGACACGATTTTTCTTAAAGGCTTAAAGTTTTATGGATATCATGGTGCATTACCTGAAGAAAATAAAATAGGTCAAATCTTTATTGTAGATATTACATTGAGTGTAGATTTAAAAGATGCTGGTGAATCCGATGATGTATCAGACACAGTACATTACGGAGAAGTCTTCGAAGAGGTTAAAGCTATTATGGAAGGTTCACCGGTGAACTTATTAGAGCATCTAGCTGAACGTATTGCAAAACGTATAAATTCACACTATAATCGTGTAATGGAAACTAAAGTGAGAATAACTAAAGAAAATCCTCCAATACAAGGTCATTATGACGGTGTAGGTATAGAAATCGTGAGGGGAAATCATTGA
- the tilS gene encoding tRNA lysidine(34) synthetase TilS, producing the protein MEVNTTEWDDNSHIVLAVSTGIDSMVLLHLLSTTLKASYRKLTCLHVNHGLRHASNEEEQFIQQYCRDLNIPLHTKTLNLSHIVDEGKSIENEARLLRYDWFDKQMKALGGDVLLTAHHQDDQIETIFYRLMTGKSTRSSLGIADVSWREGYKIVRPLLNVSKQYIHQYQTQYQVPFYEDETNHQNDYVRNDIRNRILPAIEQNAQLNAQQLLKLKVWHDEQLLHLQKRAQAFLQISSNDDLTSPLYISRSEFNALDYSLQITVLDEALKNLHTGLAFSEKTYNDWLRQLSENVSQSILYSSEKWIIHIAYDKFIVMANYSQQLNNVTITEPDMYQFGHYNIEINKAMPQHQFPLTVRTRKDGDKFKLNGVEGHKKVSRLLIDHKIIANEREQLPIIINNQNEIIAVGTLFIKESYKQAMKIKNTGDELGNA; encoded by the coding sequence TTGGAAGTGAATACAACTGAGTGGGATGACAACAGTCATATCGTTTTAGCGGTATCCACAGGTATCGATAGCATGGTATTACTACATTTATTAAGTACTACTTTAAAAGCCAGTTATAGAAAACTTACTTGTTTACACGTTAATCACGGATTAAGACATGCATCTAACGAAGAAGAACAATTTATTCAACAATATTGCAGAGATTTAAATATTCCCTTACATACTAAAACGTTGAATCTTAGCCATATCGTAGATGAAGGTAAAAGTATTGAAAACGAAGCACGACTTTTACGTTATGATTGGTTTGATAAGCAAATGAAGGCATTAGGCGGTGATGTATTATTAACTGCGCATCATCAAGATGATCAAATCGAAACGATTTTTTATCGACTTATGACTGGCAAATCGACGCGTAGTAGTTTAGGTATCGCTGATGTGAGTTGGAGAGAGGGCTACAAGATTGTACGTCCATTACTCAATGTGTCAAAACAATATATTCACCAATATCAAACTCAATATCAGGTGCCATTTTATGAGGATGAAACAAATCATCAAAATGACTATGTCCGTAATGATATTCGAAATCGCATACTGCCAGCAATTGAACAAAATGCTCAACTTAACGCGCAACAATTGCTAAAATTGAAAGTATGGCATGATGAGCAATTACTACATCTACAAAAAAGGGCACAAGCATTTTTACAAATTAGCAGTAATGATGATTTAACGTCACCGTTGTATATTTCAAGGTCTGAATTTAATGCCTTAGACTATTCTTTACAAATAACGGTGCTCGACGAGGCTTTGAAGAATTTGCACACTGGATTAGCATTTTCGGAAAAAACTTATAACGATTGGTTGCGTCAATTAAGTGAAAACGTTAGCCAATCAATATTATATTCGTCGGAAAAATGGATAATTCATATTGCATATGATAAATTTATTGTAATGGCAAATTATAGCCAGCAATTAAATAATGTGACGATAACGGAACCAGACATGTACCAATTCGGACATTACAACATCGAGATAAATAAAGCAATGCCTCAACATCAATTCCCATTAACTGTACGAACGCGAAAAGACGGCGATAAGTTTAAGTTAAATGGTGTAGAAGGTCATAAAAAAGTAAGTAGATTGTTGATTGATCACAAAATTATAGCTAATGAACGCGAGCAATTACCTATAATTATCAATAATCAAAACGAAATTATTGCAGTTGGCACTTTATTTATAAAGGAAAGCTATAAGCAAGCAATGAAGATAAAAAATACGGGAGATGAACTTGGAAATGCATGA
- the hslO gene encoding Hsp33 family molecular chaperone HslO has translation MTKDYIVKALAFDGQIRAYSALTTETVQEAQTRHYTWPTASAALGRTMTATVMMGAMLKGDQKLTVTLDGQGPIGKVIADADAKGNVRGYVTNPQTHFPLNDIGKLDVSRAVGTNGSLTVVKDVGMKDYFSGSSPIVSGEVGDDFTYYFAKSEQVPSSVGLGVLVNPDNSIKASGGFIIQVMPGAKDETITKLEDAINNMTPVSKLIDQGLSPEELLYEVLGEDNVQILEELPTQFECNCGHDKFLNAIKGLGEAEINSMIEEDHGAEAECHFCRNKYEYSEAELQALIQS, from the coding sequence ATGACAAAAGATTATATTGTTAAAGCTCTAGCATTTGATGGACAAATTAGAGCTTATAGTGCATTAACAACTGAAACAGTGCAAGAAGCACAAACTAGACACTATACTTGGCCGACTGCGTCTGCTGCATTAGGTCGTACAATGACAGCGACAGTTATGATGGGCGCAATGTTAAAAGGCGACCAAAAATTAACAGTTACGCTTGATGGGCAAGGGCCAATTGGAAAAGTAATCGCTGATGCGGATGCTAAAGGAAACGTTAGAGGATATGTGACTAACCCACAAACACATTTTCCATTAAATGACATTGGTAAATTAGATGTTAGTAGAGCTGTCGGTACAAATGGTTCATTAACAGTTGTGAAAGATGTAGGTATGAAAGATTACTTCTCAGGTTCAAGTCCGATTGTGTCTGGTGAAGTAGGTGACGATTTCACATACTACTTCGCAAAAAGTGAACAAGTACCTTCTTCTGTCGGCTTAGGTGTATTAGTTAATCCAGACAACTCTATAAAAGCGTCTGGCGGTTTTATTATTCAAGTTATGCCAGGAGCTAAAGACGAAACAATTACAAAATTAGAAGATGCTATAAATAATATGACACCTGTTTCTAAATTAATCGACCAAGGTTTATCACCAGAAGAATTATTATATGAAGTTTTAGGTGAAGATAATGTTCAAATTTTGGAAGAATTACCTACTCAATTTGAATGTAATTGCGGACATGATAAATTCTTAAATGCAATTAAAGGTTTAGGAGAAGCTGAAATCAACAGTATGATTGAAGAAGACCACGGTGCAGAAGCTGAATGTCATTTCTGCCGTAATAAATATGAATATAGTGAAGCAGAACTACAAGCGTTAATTCAAAGCTAA
- the hpt gene encoding hypoxanthine phosphoribosyltransferase — protein sequence MHDDLKEVLLTEEDIQSICKDLGKQLTQDYQGKPLVCIGILKGSIMFMTDLIKRIDTHLSIDFMDVSSYHGGTESTGEVQILKDLSSSIEGKDVLIIEDILETGTTLKSITELLESRRVNSLEIVTLLDKPNRRKANIEAKYVGEKIPDEFVVGYGLDYKELYRNLPYIGTLKPEIYSN from the coding sequence ATGCATGATGACTTGAAGGAAGTTTTACTTACAGAAGAGGATATACAATCAATTTGTAAAGATTTAGGGAAGCAACTTACACAAGATTATCAAGGTAAACCACTTGTTTGTATTGGTATCTTAAAGGGTTCAATTATGTTTATGACTGACTTAATTAAACGAATTGATACGCATTTATCAATCGATTTTATGGACGTATCAAGCTATCACGGTGGGACAGAATCTACTGGAGAAGTACAAATTTTAAAAGACTTGAGTTCTTCAATTGAAGGTAAAGATGTATTGATTATCGAAGATATTCTTGAAACAGGAACAACATTAAAATCAATCACTGAACTGTTGGAATCTCGTCGTGTTAATTCATTAGAAATTGTGACGTTATTGGATAAACCAAATCGTCGTAAAGCGAATATCGAGGCGAAATATGTAGGTGAAAAGATACCAGATGAATTTGTAGTTGGATATGGTTTAGATTACAAAGAACTTTATCGTAACTTACCTTACATCGGTACTTTAAAACCAGAAATTTACTCAAATTAA
- the folP gene encoding dihydropteroate synthase, protein MSHTKIMGILNVTPDSFSDGGQFNKVETAMKRVEAMIDEGVDIVDVGGVSTRPGHEEVSIEEEIDRVIPVIKALMRYDVQLSVDTFRSEVAEAAIQAGATMINDQWAGLYDGKMIDIVAKYECEIVLMHNGDGQRNEPVMDEMLVYLLKQANKAEMAGIPKHKIWIDPGIGFAKTRQEEQEVMARLDELVATEYPVLLATSRKRFVKEMIGQNTAPTERDEATAATTAYGIMKGISGVRVHNVGLNVRIGQSMDFLKENEDERHDFS, encoded by the coding sequence GTGAGTCATACTAAAATCATGGGTATTCTAAACGTAACACCAGATTCTTTTTCAGATGGGGGACAATTTAATAAAGTAGAAACAGCGATGAAACGTGTCGAGGCGATGATTGACGAAGGTGTAGATATCGTTGATGTTGGCGGTGTTTCGACGAGACCTGGTCATGAAGAAGTTTCTATAGAAGAGGAAATAGATAGAGTTATTCCTGTTATCAAAGCATTGATGCGTTATGATGTTCAATTATCAGTCGATACTTTTAGAAGTGAAGTCGCTGAAGCAGCTATACAAGCAGGCGCTACAATGATAAACGATCAATGGGCAGGCTTATATGATGGTAAAATGATTGATATTGTTGCAAAATATGAATGTGAAATTGTATTAATGCACAATGGCGATGGCCAAAGAAATGAGCCTGTAATGGATGAAATGTTGGTATATTTATTAAAACAAGCAAATAAAGCCGAGATGGCAGGTATACCAAAACATAAAATATGGATCGACCCAGGTATTGGATTTGCTAAAACACGCCAAGAAGAACAAGAAGTAATGGCTAGGTTAGACGAATTAGTAGCTACAGAATATCCAGTGTTATTAGCTACAAGTAGAAAACGATTCGTTAAAGAAATGATTGGTCAAAATACTGCGCCAACTGAACGGGACGAAGCAACAGCTGCTACAACTGCATATGGTATAATGAAAGGCATTAGCGGCGTAAGAGTTCATAATGTCGGATTAAATGTACGTATTGGTCAAAGTATGGATTTTTTAAAGGAGAATGAAGATGAGCGACACGATTTTTCTTAA
- the cysK gene encoding cysteine synthase A — protein sequence MTNNRFENIVDVIGNTPVVKLNRVVDEDAADIYVKLEYQNPGGSVKDRIALGMIEQAEKDGKIKPGDTIVEPTSGNTGIGLAFVCAAKGYNAVFTMPETMSQERRNLLKAYGAEVVLTPGSEAMKGAIKKAKELKEEHGYFEPQQFENPANPRIHELTTGPELVKQFEGKTIDAFLAGVGTGGTLTGVGKVLKEKYPEIQLVAIEPEDSPVLSGGEPGPHKLQGLGAGFVPDTLDTEVYDDIIKVGNETAMDMSRKVAKEEGILGGISSGAAIHAAIQKAKELGKGKTVVTVLPSNGERYLSTPLYSFE from the coding sequence ATGACAAACAATCGTTTTGAAAACATTGTAGATGTAATCGGCAATACACCTGTAGTTAAATTAAATAGAGTAGTAGATGAAGATGCAGCTGATATCTATGTTAAACTTGAATATCAAAATCCAGGCGGCTCAGTAAAAGACCGTATCGCGTTAGGTATGATTGAACAAGCTGAAAAAGATGGCAAAATTAAACCAGGCGACACTATTGTAGAACCAACAAGTGGTAATACTGGTATTGGTCTAGCTTTCGTATGTGCAGCTAAAGGTTATAACGCTGTATTTACTATGCCGGAAACAATGAGTCAAGAGCGTCGTAACTTGTTAAAAGCCTATGGTGCAGAAGTTGTACTTACACCTGGATCAGAAGCAATGAAAGGCGCTATTAAAAAAGCTAAAGAATTAAAAGAAGAACATGGTTACTTCGAACCACAACAATTCGAAAACCCAGCTAACCCTCGTATCCACGAATTAACTACGGGTCCAGAATTAGTTAAACAATTCGAAGGCAAAACGATTGATGCATTCTTAGCTGGTGTAGGTACTGGCGGAACTTTAACTGGCGTTGGTAAAGTCCTTAAAGAAAAATACCCTGAAATCCAATTAGTAGCTATCGAACCAGAAGATTCACCTGTTTTAAGTGGTGGAGAACCTGGACCTCACAAATTACAAGGTTTAGGTGCAGGCTTTGTACCTGATACGTTAGACACAGAAGTTTACGACGACATTATTAAAGTGGGTAATGAAACTGCAATGGATATGTCTCGTAAGGTTGCTAAAGAAGAAGGTATCTTAGGTGGAATTTCTTCAGGTGCTGCGATTCATGCTGCGATTCAAAAAGCTAAAGAATTAGGTAAAGGTAAAACTGTCGTTACAGTATTACCAAGTAATGGTGAACGTTACTTATCAACACCATTATATTCTTTCGAGTAA
- the folK gene encoding 2-amino-4-hydroxy-6-hydroxymethyldihydropteridine diphosphokinase, producing the protein MKTAYLGLGSNVGDRLEQLESAIKILDQADGVQVSQISPVYETEPVGYVEQPNFLNLCVEVKTTLTPQQLLQQCFYTEHQLHRVRDIRWGPRTLDVDILLYENEIIEEENLTVPHPRMRERAFVLTPLNDIATDVVEPHTQLSIGELVIPDDTVKKYKA; encoded by the coding sequence ATGAAAACGGCATATTTAGGTTTGGGTAGCAATGTAGGAGATAGATTAGAGCAATTAGAATCTGCTATAAAGATTTTGGATCAAGCTGATGGCGTACAAGTGTCACAAATATCGCCAGTTTATGAAACTGAACCAGTCGGTTACGTAGAGCAACCAAACTTTTTAAATTTATGTGTTGAAGTAAAGACAACACTTACACCACAACAATTGTTACAGCAATGCTTTTATACTGAACATCAACTACATCGTGTTAGAGATATTCGTTGGGGACCAAGAACGTTAGACGTAGATATACTACTGTATGAGAATGAAATTATTGAAGAAGAAAATTTGACAGTACCTCACCCAAGAATGAGGGAAAGAGCATTTGTTTTAACGCCTTTAAACGATATAGCGACAGATGTTGTTGAACCACACACGCAACTAAGTATCGGTGAGTTAGTTATACCTGATGATACAGTTAAGAAGTATAAAGCATAA
- the lysS gene encoding lysine--tRNA ligase, whose product MSEEMNDQMQVRRQKMQELYDLGIDPFGKRFDRSATAEGLHEEWDHLSKEELHEKEDESSVVIAGRLMTKRGKGKAGFAHVQDLSGQIQIYVRKDQIGEEQFDLWKGTDLGDIVGVEGVMFKTNTGELSVKANSFTLLTKALRPLPDKFHGLQDIEQRYRQRYLDLITNQDSTQTFINRSKILQEMRNYLNKKGFLEVETPMMHQIAGGAAARPFVTHHNALDATLYMRIAIELHLKRLIVGGLEKVYEIGRVFRNEGVSTRHNPEFTMIELYEAYADYVDIMDLTESMIREIAQNVLGTAKVQYGEETIDLESNWKRVHMVDAVKEVTGVDFFEVESTEQAKNLAKEHGIEITSTMKYGHILNEFFEQKVEETLIQPTFIYGHPIEISPLAKKNPEDPRFTDRFELFIVGREHGNAFTELNDPIDQRERFEAQLVEKAEGNDEAHEMDEDFIEALEYGMPPTGGLGIGIDRLVMLLTNSASIRDVLLFPYMRQK is encoded by the coding sequence ATGTCAGAAGAAATGAATGACCAAATGCAGGTCCGCCGTCAAAAAATGCAAGAATTATACGATTTAGGTATCGATCCTTTTGGAAAAAGATTTGATCGCTCAGCTACAGCTGAAGGTCTACATGAAGAATGGGATCACTTATCTAAAGAAGAATTACATGAAAAAGAAGACGAAAGCAGCGTAGTAATTGCTGGTCGCCTAATGACTAAACGAGGTAAAGGTAAAGCTGGCTTCGCCCATGTACAAGACTTATCTGGTCAAATTCAAATATATGTAAGAAAAGATCAAATTGGAGAAGAACAATTTGATTTATGGAAAGGCACTGACCTAGGCGATATAGTTGGTGTTGAAGGTGTAATGTTCAAAACAAATACAGGTGAATTATCAGTAAAAGCTAATTCTTTCACTTTATTAACAAAAGCTTTAAGACCTTTACCAGATAAATTCCATGGCTTACAAGATATTGAGCAACGTTACCGTCAACGTTACTTAGATTTAATTACAAACCAAGATAGTACGCAAACATTTATTAATCGTAGTAAGATCTTACAAGAAATGCGTAACTACTTAAATAAAAAAGGATTCTTAGAAGTAGAAACACCAATGATGCACCAAATTGCTGGTGGTGCCGCAGCGAGACCATTCGTGACACATCACAATGCTCTAGATGCTACATTGTATATGCGTATTGCTATTGAATTACACTTAAAACGCCTAATTGTAGGTGGACTTGAAAAAGTATACGAAATTGGACGTGTATTTAGAAACGAAGGCGTTTCTACTAGACACAACCCTGAGTTTACTATGATTGAACTATATGAAGCGTATGCTGACTACGTAGATATCATGGACTTAACAGAATCTATGATTAGAGAGATTGCTCAAAATGTATTAGGTACTGCGAAAGTACAATACGGAGAAGAAACTATAGACTTAGAATCAAATTGGAAACGTGTACACATGGTTGATGCTGTAAAAGAAGTTACTGGTGTTGATTTCTTTGAAGTAGAATCTACAGAGCAAGCTAAAAACTTAGCTAAAGAACATGGCATTGAAATTACAAGTACTATGAAATATGGACATATTTTAAATGAATTCTTTGAACAAAAAGTTGAAGAGACATTAATTCAACCTACATTTATTTATGGACACCCAATTGAAATATCACCATTAGCTAAGAAAAATCCAGAAGACCCTAGATTTACTGATCGTTTTGAATTATTCATAGTTGGTAGAGAACACGGTAATGCATTTACTGAACTTAATGATCCAATTGACCAAAGAGAAAGATTTGAAGCGCAATTAGTAGAAAAAGCAGAAGGTAATGATGAGGCACATGAAATGGATGAAGATTTCATAGAAGCTTTAGAATACGGTATGCCTCCAACAGGCGGACTTGGCATTGGTATAGATCGACTTGTAATGTTATTAACAAACTCAGCTTCAATTAGAGATGTATTATTATTCCCTTATATGAGACAAAAATAA
- the ftsH gene encoding ATP-dependent zinc metalloprotease FtsH has translation MQKAFRNVLVIAIIGVIIFGLFSWLNGNGNMPKKLTYNQFVKQLDKGELKSLKIQPEQNVYMVSGKTDKGEDYSSTILYNNNKELEKITDTAQKQHDLKFTVKEEEKQSVFVSILTTLIPVLIIALLFIFFLSQAQGGGGGGRMMNFGKSKAKMYDSQKKRVRFSDVAGADEEKQELIEIVDFLKDNKQFKQMGSRIPKGVLLVGPPGTGKTLLARAVAGEAGTPFFSISGSDFVEMFVGVGASRVRDLFENAKKNAPCIIFIDEIDAVGRQRGAGVGGGHDEREQTLNQLLVEMDGFGENEGIIMIAATNRPDILDPALLRPGRFDRQIQVGRPDVKGREAILHVHAKNKPLDDTVDLQAISQRTPGFSGADLENLLNEASLIAVREGKKKIDMRDIEEATDRVIAGPAKKSRVISEKERNIVAHHEAGHTIIGMVLDEAEVVHKVTIVPRGQAGGYAMMLPKQDRFLMTEPELLDKICGLLGGRVSEDINFNEVSTGASNDFERATQIARKMVTEYGMSEKLGPLQFSSGSGGQVFLGKDMQGETEYSGQIAYEIDKEVQRIVKEQYARAKEILLEHKSQLELIAKTLLTEETLVAEQIRSLFYDGVLPEVNYDDAKVANEEDSDFQEGKYGKSYDDIRKEQHELTNKDNQGNSDSNDSEESGSDDQDQSDEQTGHEQAPNIDKPSNPSDPNDPSNRN, from the coding sequence ATGCAGAAAGCCTTTCGCAATGTGCTAGTAATCGCAATCATTGGCGTTATAATTTTCGGTTTATTTTCATGGCTGAATGGAAATGGCAATATGCCGAAAAAGCTTACTTATAATCAATTTGTGAAACAACTTGATAAAGGTGAGTTAAAATCACTAAAAATACAACCAGAGCAAAATGTTTATATGGTGAGTGGTAAAACCGATAAAGGTGAAGATTATTCTTCAACTATTCTATATAACAACAATAAAGAGTTAGAAAAAATTACAGATACAGCACAAAAACAACATGATCTAAAATTTACAGTTAAAGAAGAAGAAAAACAAAGCGTATTCGTAAGTATATTAACTACATTAATTCCAGTATTAATTATCGCGTTATTGTTTATATTCTTCTTAAGCCAAGCACAAGGTGGCGGCGGTGGCGGTCGTATGATGAACTTTGGTAAATCCAAAGCTAAAATGTACGACAGTCAGAAAAAACGTGTTCGCTTCTCTGATGTAGCTGGTGCAGACGAAGAAAAGCAAGAACTTATCGAAATTGTGGACTTCTTAAAAGATAACAAGCAATTTAAACAAATGGGTTCACGTATCCCTAAAGGGGTGCTATTAGTAGGACCTCCAGGTACAGGTAAAACTTTATTAGCCCGTGCCGTTGCTGGTGAAGCAGGTACACCATTCTTCTCAATTAGTGGTTCAGACTTTGTTGAGATGTTCGTTGGTGTTGGTGCGAGCCGTGTGCGTGACTTATTCGAAAATGCTAAGAAAAATGCACCATGTATCATATTCATAGATGAAATTGATGCAGTTGGACGTCAACGTGGTGCAGGTGTTGGTGGCGGTCACGATGAACGTGAACAAACGTTAAACCAATTACTAGTTGAAATGGATGGCTTTGGTGAAAATGAAGGTATCATTATGATTGCCGCTACAAACAGACCAGACATCCTTGACCCAGCATTATTACGTCCTGGACGTTTCGACCGACAAATACAAGTTGGTCGCCCTGATGTAAAAGGACGTGAAGCAATTCTGCATGTTCACGCTAAAAATAAACCTCTTGATGATACAGTGGATTTACAAGCAATTTCTCAAAGAACACCTGGCTTCTCCGGTGCAGATTTGGAAAACTTATTAAACGAAGCTTCATTAATTGCTGTACGTGAAGGTAAGAAAAAAATCGACATGCGTGATATTGAAGAAGCAACAGACCGCGTAATCGCTGGTCCGGCTAAAAAATCACGTGTTATTTCCGAAAAAGAACGAAATATCGTTGCGCACCACGAAGCAGGACATACGATTATTGGTATGGTGTTAGACGAAGCTGAAGTTGTTCATAAGGTTACTATTGTACCCCGTGGACAAGCTGGCGGTTATGCGATGATGTTACCTAAGCAAGATCGCTTCTTAATGACTGAACCAGAGCTATTAGATAAAATTTGTGGTTTACTCGGTGGCCGTGTTTCTGAAGATATTAACTTCAATGAAGTATCAACAGGTGCATCAAATGACTTTGAACGTGCTACACAAATTGCACGTAAGATGGTTACTGAATACGGTATGAGTGAAAAACTTGGACCATTACAATTCTCTAGTGGTAGTGGAGGACAAGTGTTCTTAGGTAAAGATATGCAAGGCGAAACAGAATATTCTGGCCAAATTGCATATGAAATCGATAAAGAAGTTCAACGCATAGTGAAAGAACAATATGCACGTGCGAAAGAAATCTTATTAGAACACAAATCACAATTAGAATTAATTGCGAAAACACTACTTACTGAAGAAACATTGGTTGCTGAACAAATTAGATCATTATTCTACGATGGTGTTTTACCAGAAGTTAATTATGACGATGCGAAAGTTGCTAACGAAGAAGATTCTGATTTCCAAGAAGGAAAATATGGTAAATCTTATGACGACATTCGCAAAGAACAACATGAATTAACAAACAAAGATAACCAAGGTAATAGTGATTCTAACGACAGCGAAGAAAGCGGTAGTGATGATCAAGACCAAAGTGATGAACAAACTGGTCATGAACAAGCACCGAACATAGATAAACCAAGCAATCCAAGTGATCCTAACGATCCAAGTAATAGAAATTAA